One window of Cuculus canorus isolate bCucCan1 chromosome 10, bCucCan1.pri, whole genome shotgun sequence genomic DNA carries:
- the LOC128853138 gene encoding collagen alpha-6(IV) chain-like isoform X1: MGMPGKDGPAGDPGHPGLKGEVGRRGLPGRQGAPGITPQPEELTAPAGLPGLPGVDGVPGFDGDPGLQGAAGNPGPKGLPGRSGLKGRDGFAGSPGIVGDPGPSGAPGPQGFEGVAGKPGSHGLPGMPGRSVGVGYTLVKHSQSEQIPPCPIGMNKLWDGYSLLYVEGQEKSHNQDLGFAGSCLPRFSTMPFIYCNINEVCYYASRNDKSSWLSTTAPIPMMPVDSTQIPQYISRCSVCEAPSQAVAVHSQDITIPQCPLGWRSLWIGYSFLMVRILQLMQRQP, encoded by the exons GTCTCCCTGGCCGACAAGGGGCTCCCGGTATAACCCCACAGCCAGAAGAACTCACAGCCCCTGCAGGCTTACCAGGTCTGCCAGGAGTTGATGGTGTCCCGGGCTTTGATGGAGATCCTGGATTGCAGGGTGCAGCTGGAAATCCAG gTCCAAAAGGTCTGCCAGGAAGATCTGGTTTGAAAGGACGTGATGGCTTTGCTGGATCACCTGGCATAGTTGGGGATCCAGGACCGTCAGGTGCCCCAGGACCACAAGGATTTGAAG GTGTTGCTGGAAAGCCAGGCTCACATGGTTTGCCAGGAATGCCTGGTCGCAGCGTGGGCGTTGGATACACTTTAGTGAAGCATAGCCAGTCAGAGCAAATCCCGCCCTGTCCCATAGGAATGAATAAGCTCTGGGATGGCTACAGCTTATTGTACGTGGAGGGGCAGGAAAAGTCACACAACCAGGATCTTG GTTTTGCTGGCTCGTGTTTGCCTCGCTTCAGCACCATGCCTTTTATTTACTGCAACATCAACGAAGTGTGCTACTACGCCAGCCGAAATGACAAGTCCTCTTGGCTCTCCACCACTGCTCCTATCCCCATGATGCCAGTGGACAGCACTCAGATCCCGCAGTACATCAGTCGTTGCTCAGTATGTGAAGCACCttcccaggctgtggctgtgcacaGCCAGGACATCACcatcccccagtgtccccttgGCTGGCGTAGCCTATGGATAGGATACTCTTTCCTTATGGTAAGGATACTTCAGCTAATGCAAAGGCAGCCTTAA